A stretch of Pirellulales bacterium DNA encodes these proteins:
- a CDS encoding tetratricopeptide repeat protein, with protein MKRNWRHRSFVIATTLCGAFLTGVIGLSSVATAAPADQPSSLAPANEQPSVPKSAPADTGTKSLPGPPNPFDETPTPSPATPSSQGTPDTGRSSLAQPAPLQGPLGAPAQTEPAKPESQTPSQGPPNPFGGNTAPSASTPSAKGEEGAGRSSLTQPAPLQGPLGTPSTPSTTPPTKPEAQGRMPGPNPFETPTPSEPQPEQPSSATPSTPSTPSTPSTPEQHPATPSTPSAEQPSEETYTPAQQAVKAGIALLQKEKYDEALQHFDEALKLDPAEGAAYFYKGVAYRMLNRFDDAIDAFTSAIDLTVDDLDAQTENYLRRGIVWFYKGEYGIAWQDFDQAAVFAKDEDPRPDFWKGLADARQGKWLAAANSYAVSLEHDDHYLPAFVNLGLTYLMLDEPKKATYCFDQAIRLDPHDAANYFKRGIAQVRSENLREAVDSYTQAIRLNPNYAEAYLNRSVAHRRLGDQQQAEKDEAAAIKINPDIQKQLTGTG; from the coding sequence ATGAAACGCAATTGGCGGCATCGGTCTTTTGTCATTGCGACTACGCTGTGCGGAGCTTTTTTGACAGGCGTGATCGGGCTTTCATCCGTTGCCACAGCAGCGCCCGCCGATCAGCCTTCCAGTTTGGCGCCGGCCAATGAGCAGCCGTCGGTTCCCAAATCTGCACCGGCGGATACGGGCACAAAATCACTTCCCGGGCCGCCCAATCCATTTGATGAAACACCAACTCCGTCGCCCGCAACTCCGTCGAGCCAAGGTACGCCAGATACGGGCCGTTCTTCGCTAGCGCAACCCGCTCCGTTACAAGGCCCCTTGGGCGCTCCCGCACAAACCGAACCAGCCAAGCCCGAATCACAGACTCCTTCGCAGGGTCCACCCAATCCGTTTGGAGGAAATACTGCTCCATCGGCGTCAACTCCATCGGCCAAAGGCGAGGAAGGCGCTGGCCGATCTTCGCTCACACAACCAGCGCCATTGCAAGGCCCCTTAGGCACTCCGTCGACGCCATCGACTACCCCACCCACCAAGCCCGAAGCGCAGGGTCGCATGCCCGGCCCCAATCCGTTTGAAACCCCGACTCCAAGCGAACCACAGCCAGAACAGCCCAGCTCCGCGACACCATCGACACCGTCAACGCCTTCCACACCCTCAACGCCGGAGCAACATCCCGCAACTCCTTCCACCCCGTCGGCCGAACAGCCGAGCGAGGAGACCTACACTCCGGCGCAACAAGCCGTGAAGGCAGGCATCGCCTTGCTGCAAAAGGAAAAGTACGACGAAGCGTTGCAACACTTTGACGAAGCGTTAAAGCTCGATCCGGCCGAAGGTGCCGCCTATTTCTACAAAGGCGTGGCCTACCGCATGTTGAATCGTTTCGACGACGCCATCGACGCTTTTACCTCGGCCATAGACTTGACCGTCGACGACCTGGATGCCCAGACCGAAAACTATTTGCGCCGCGGCATCGTCTGGTTCTATAAAGGCGAATATGGAATCGCCTGGCAAGATTTCGATCAAGCCGCCGTGTTCGCCAAAGATGAGGATCCCCGACCCGATTTCTGGAAGGGCCTGGCTGATGCCCGCCAGGGAAAATGGCTCGCGGCCGCAAATTCCTACGCGGTTTCTCTCGAGCACGACGACCATTACCTCCCGGCATTCGTCAATCTAGGTCTGACTTATCTCATGTTGGATGAACCCAAAAAAGCGACCTATTGCTTCGATCAGGCCATTCGTTTGGATCCGCACGATGCCGCAAATTACTTCAAGCGCGGCATTGCCCAAGTCCGGTCCGAAAATTTGCGAGAAGCGGTTGATTCCTATACCCAAGCCATTCGCCTGAATCCGAATTACGCCGAAGCGTATTTGAACCGCAGTGTTGCCCATCGACGATTGGGCGACCAGCAGCAGGCCGAAAAAGACGAAGCAGCCGCCATCAAGATTAATCCCGACATCCAAAAACAATTAACCGGCACTGGTTAA
- a CDS encoding STN domain-containing protein, which translates to MIRRLPGRCAILALGCLLIGERGMLSADRAAAAEVVWLTDGALQQALAQNVGITWSNITVRQALASLSKTQKLAVMLDRRVDPDQKIELAFDNVPLQEALERIASRLQIGVTGLGPVAYFGPKSITDRLRTVAALRSDEAGRLPTATRLRWTQAKPWKWDKLSAPRDLLADLGRESGVKIEGLDQIPADLWAAADLPPLTLPERLTLVLAQFDLTYELVADGNSLRLVPMPEKPVIDRSYAVSGAPQDVAAQLRQIKLLAAAQIDVAGGKLIVRGRQEDQDVVNDVLAGHTAHRTSVTEGRKVYTLRVELPVGKLLDALEKQMGVEIQLDRAAISAEGISLETKVQVNVKEVSAEELLQAVLDPAGLKYVQHDNTFEIKPK; encoded by the coding sequence ATGATTCGGCGACTGCCAGGGCGGTGTGCGATTTTGGCGCTGGGTTGCTTGCTAATCGGTGAGCGAGGAATGCTATCGGCCGACCGGGCCGCTGCTGCGGAGGTCGTATGGCTGACCGATGGGGCGCTCCAGCAGGCGCTGGCACAAAATGTGGGCATTACCTGGTCGAATATCACGGTTCGCCAGGCGTTGGCCAGCCTATCGAAAACTCAAAAGCTGGCGGTGATGCTCGACCGGCGGGTCGATCCGGATCAGAAAATCGAGCTGGCGTTCGATAATGTGCCGTTGCAGGAGGCGCTGGAACGAATTGCATCGCGGCTGCAAATTGGCGTGACTGGATTAGGGCCCGTGGCCTATTTCGGGCCGAAATCGATCACAGATCGTCTGCGCACGGTGGCTGCGTTGCGCAGTGACGAAGCGGGACGCTTGCCGACGGCCACTCGTTTGCGTTGGACACAGGCCAAGCCTTGGAAGTGGGACAAGCTTTCGGCTCCGCGCGATTTGCTCGCCGATTTAGGCCGTGAAAGTGGCGTGAAAATAGAGGGGCTCGATCAAATTCCGGCCGATCTTTGGGCCGCTGCCGATTTGCCACCGCTGACTTTACCGGAGCGACTGACGTTGGTCTTGGCTCAATTTGATCTGACTTACGAGCTAGTTGCCGACGGAAACTCGCTACGATTAGTGCCCATGCCGGAAAAACCTGTCATTGATCGCAGTTATGCGGTTTCGGGAGCGCCGCAGGATGTAGCAGCCCAATTGCGGCAAATCAAATTGTTGGCCGCGGCCCAAATCGACGTCGCCGGCGGCAAGCTGATTGTGCGCGGTCGGCAGGAAGACCAGGACGTGGTCAACGATGTTTTGGCCGGGCATACGGCGCATCGCACCAGCGTGACCGAAGGCCGCAAAGTTTACACGTTGCGGGTGGAATTACCCGTCGGCAAGTTGCTGGACGCTCTGGAGAAACAAATGGGAGTAGAAATTCAACTCGATCGCGCGGCCATTTCGGCGGAGGGAATATCGTTGGAGACGAAAGTCCAAGTGAACGTGAAAGAAGTTTCGGCCGAGGAACTGTTGCAGGCGGTGCTCGATCCGGCCGGCCTGAAATACGTGCAGCACGATAACACGTTCGAGATCAAGCCGAAGTGA
- a CDS encoding tetratricopeptide repeat protein, whose amino-acid sequence MGDPTIRRPILSELYEQFLADRDQAAFIHRVAERYHTATLERLVLHPSRWVRRGSVLALGAISDFSSNTVLGHALVDHDRGVRMLAESAIRAIWCRDGSWNQQQELARIIGLNAAEKHDAARNAATRLIEDNPRLAESWNQRAIANFAVQRVLESIADCRQTLDLNPFHFGAAAGLGQCHMQLGDHQSALDTFRHALKINPSMEGVRSNVVYLQKLLGKRK is encoded by the coding sequence ATGGGCGATCCAACCATCCGCCGACCGATTCTGTCCGAACTGTACGAACAATTTCTGGCCGACCGCGATCAAGCGGCCTTTATCCATCGTGTGGCGGAACGCTATCACACCGCTACCCTGGAACGGCTGGTATTGCATCCGTCGCGCTGGGTCCGGCGGGGGTCGGTTCTGGCCTTGGGAGCGATCTCCGATTTTTCCTCCAACACCGTGCTAGGGCACGCGCTGGTCGACCATGACCGAGGCGTCAGAATGCTGGCCGAATCCGCCATTCGGGCCATTTGGTGCCGCGATGGCTCTTGGAATCAGCAGCAGGAATTGGCGCGAATCATCGGGCTGAATGCCGCGGAAAAACACGATGCCGCGCGCAACGCCGCCACGCGCCTGATCGAAGATAATCCCCGACTGGCCGAATCGTGGAATCAACGGGCCATTGCCAATTTTGCTGTCCAGCGCGTGCTGGAGTCGATTGCCGATTGCCGGCAAACGTTGGATTTGAACCCGTTCCATTTCGGCGCCGCCGCCGGCTTGGGGCAGTGCCACATGCAATTGGGCGACCACCAGTCAGCACTCGATACTTTCCGACACGCTTTGAAAATCAACCCGTCCATGGAAGGCGTCCGGTCAAACGTCGTCTACTTACAAAAGCTGCTGGGAAAACGAAAATAG
- a CDS encoding glycerophosphodiester phosphodiesterase, whose product MDPLEIIAHRGSSFLAPENTRAAVDLAWQEGADAVEGDFRLTRDGHIVCLHDTTLNRTAGVNVRVADCSLEELQAYDFGTWKGPQFAGQRIPTLSDLLATVPAGKRYYVEIKCGPEIIPELARVISACGLAPDQMVPICLQLPVIAEIKTAIPQCSAYWVVEFKRAETGQWQPSIHDIIGVAQRAGLNGLDLMASGPIDAPLVKRIKAAGLGLCVWTVDDPPLARRLIDLGITRLTTNRPAWLREQITASK is encoded by the coding sequence ATGGACCCTCTCGAAATCATCGCCCACCGCGGCTCTTCCTTCTTAGCGCCGGAAAATACGCGCGCCGCGGTTGACCTTGCCTGGCAAGAAGGGGCCGATGCCGTCGAAGGCGATTTTCGGCTGACCCGCGATGGCCACATCGTTTGCCTGCACGATACCACGCTCAACCGCACCGCCGGCGTCAATGTGCGCGTGGCGGATTGTTCGCTGGAAGAACTGCAAGCGTACGACTTCGGCACTTGGAAAGGCCCGCAATTCGCCGGCCAGCGAATTCCCACACTGTCCGATTTGCTGGCGACCGTCCCAGCGGGCAAACGGTATTACGTGGAGATCAAATGTGGCCCGGAAATCATTCCCGAGCTGGCCCGCGTCATCTCCGCTTGCGGCTTAGCGCCCGACCAAATGGTGCCCATCTGCCTGCAACTGCCGGTCATCGCTGAAATCAAAACAGCCATCCCGCAGTGTTCCGCGTACTGGGTTGTGGAGTTCAAGCGCGCCGAAACAGGCCAGTGGCAACCCTCGATTCACGACATCATCGGCGTTGCCCAGCGCGCGGGTCTGAACGGCCTCGATTTAATGGCCTCCGGCCCCATCGACGCACCACTCGTGAAGCGCATCAAAGCCGCCGGCTTGGGCCTGTGCGTCTGGACCGTCGACGACCCGCCGCTAGCCCGCCGCCTGATCGACCTGGGCATCACCCGCCTCACCACCAACCGCCCCGCCTGGCTGCGCGAACAAATCACGGCTTCCAAATAA
- a CDS encoding PEP-CTERM sorting domain-containing protein, whose product MSKTTSPSLFGALAALMMSGILSPAATAHAVTLSPGDLIVAIQSAASGYGEIVKVNPTNGQQTLIATDTTYAKMSTPYDAVLGSNGMIDVTDGTTKHILSVNPSTGIVSIVTTFPSQSLFGDLVINAQGMLLVADEGLHAVYQVDPNNGSSSLVASGQGLSEPWGIALDHAGNILVSDLSANAVFKIDATNGSVSTLSSGNLLATPRGLAVDSMGNVDVVDQDNRLVQLNPINGSQTLLSSGGFLADALGLAIEANGTILVAESSSAVNPTGAILAIDPTNGHQSILSSGGRFLNEAGISVIPEPSTLLLLTTGAIGLLWARRRFA is encoded by the coding sequence ATGAGTAAAACCACATCCCCATCTCTGTTCGGAGCACTGGCCGCACTCATGATGAGTGGAATCCTGTCGCCGGCTGCCACCGCCCATGCCGTGACCTTGTCACCTGGAGACCTCATCGTTGCGATTCAAAGTGCGGCTTCTGGCTATGGCGAAATTGTCAAGGTGAATCCAACAAACGGTCAACAAACATTGATCGCAACGGATACCACCTATGCAAAAATGAGCACACCGTATGATGCGGTACTAGGGTCGAACGGAATGATCGATGTGACCGATGGCACGACCAAGCACATTCTCTCAGTGAATCCTTCGACCGGAATCGTCTCGATCGTGACAACCTTCCCATCCCAAAGTTTATTTGGCGATTTGGTAATTAATGCACAGGGAATGTTACTGGTGGCAGATGAGGGCCTTCATGCGGTCTATCAGGTTGACCCGAATAATGGGTCGAGTAGCTTGGTCGCTAGTGGTCAGGGGCTTTCGGAGCCGTGGGGGATTGCGCTGGATCATGCAGGCAATATTTTAGTGTCCGACTTATCTGCGAACGCCGTCTTTAAGATCGATGCCACAAATGGATCAGTGTCAACGCTTTCGTCTGGCAACCTACTGGCTACGCCTCGTGGGTTGGCTGTCGACAGCATGGGCAATGTCGACGTTGTCGATCAGGATAATCGACTCGTTCAGTTGAATCCGATCAATGGCTCGCAGACTCTGTTGTCATCGGGTGGTTTTTTGGCCGATGCCTTGGGATTAGCGATTGAGGCCAACGGGACTATCCTCGTGGCCGAAAGCAGTTCCGCGGTCAATCCGACCGGTGCCATCTTGGCAATCGATCCCACGAATGGGCATCAAAGTATACTATCTTCAGGTGGACGTTTTCTTAATGAAGCTGGCATCAGCGTCATTCCCGAACCCTCCACGCTGCTACTCCTAACCACTGGCGCGATCGGCTTGCTGTGGGCGCGGCGGCGGTTTGCATAG